A section of the Phacochoerus africanus isolate WHEZ1 chromosome 4, ROS_Pafr_v1, whole genome shotgun sequence genome encodes:
- the LOC125124663 gene encoding olfactory receptor 18-like: protein MEPQNHTHSSEFFLLSLSDDPHLQPLLFGLLLSMYLVTLLGNLLIILAVSSDSHLHTPMYFFLSNLSLADISISTTTVPKMLVNLQTHNKSITYAGCLTQVMLFPLFACLESLLLTVMAYDRLVAICHPLYYLVIMNPRLCGFLVLLSFSISLLASQLHYLMMSQLTFCADVEIPHFFCELSQLLSLACSDTSINIILMYLIGTILAGIPFSGILYSYSQILSSILRISSSGGRYKAFSTCGSHLSVVCLLYGTGLGVYLSSAVSSSSRRGAVVSMMYTVFTPMLNPFIYSLRNRDIKHALWRIISRVG, encoded by the coding sequence ATGGAACCACAGAATCATACACATTCCTCAGAATTCTTCCTCCTGAGCCTCTCAGATGATCCACACCTACAGCCCCTTCTCTTTGGGCTCCTCCTGTCCATGTACCTGGTGACCCTGcttgggaacctgctcatcatcctggctgtcagctctgattcccacctccacacacccatgtacttcttcctttccaatctgtccTTGGCTGACATCAGTATCAGCACCACCACTGTCCCCAAGATGCTAGTGAACCTCCAGACACACAACAAATCCATCACCTATGCAGGCTGCCTAACACAAGTGatgctttttcctctttttgcctgTTTGGAGAGTCTGCTTCTGACAGTCATGGCCTATGACCGGTTGGTGGCCATTTGTCACCCCCTATACTACCTGGTCATCATGAACCCCCGCCTCTGTGGCTTCTTAGTCCTGCTATCATTTTCCATCAGTCTTTTGGCCTCCCAGTTGCACTACCTGATGATGTCACAGCTCACCTTCTGTGCAGATGTGGAAATCCCTCATTTCTTTTGTGAACTTTCTCAGCTCCTCAGTCTTGCCTGTTCTGACACCTCCATCAATATTATATTAATGTATCTCATTGGTACAATCTTGGCTGGAATTCCATTCTCAGGGATCCTTTACTCTTATTCTCAAATTCTTTCCTCCATTCTCAGAATCTCATCATCAGGAGGCAGGTAtaaagccttctccacctgtggctcccacctgtCCGTTGTTTGCTTGTTGTATGGAACAGGCCTTGGGGTGTACCTCAGCTCAGCTGTCTCATCTTCCTCCAGGAGAGGTGCAGTGGTCTCCATGATGTACACAGTGTTCACACCTATGTTGAATCCCTTCATCTACAGCCTAAGGAACAGGGACATCAAGCACGCCCTGTGGAGGATTATCAGCAGAGTAGGCTAA
- the LOC125124279 gene encoding olfactory receptor 18-like — protein sequence MEPQNHTHSSEFLLLGLSDDPDLQPLLFELFLSMYLVTLIGNLLIILTVSSDSHLHTPMYFFLSNLSLADISISTTTVSKMLVNFQTHSKTISYAGCLAQVTFYPFFACLESLLLTVMAYDRLVAICHPLHYLMIMNSRLCGLLVLVSFSTGLLNSQLHYWMMSQLTFCADVKIPHFFCELSQLISLASSDTSTYNILIYFIGTIFGGIPLLGIFYSYARILSSILRVSSSGGRYKAFSTCGSHLSVVCLLYGTGLGVYLSSAISSSPRKGAVASVMYTVFTPMLNPFIYSLRNRDIKRALWGIISRIV from the coding sequence ATGGAACCACAGAATCATACACATTCCTCAGAAttcctcctcctgggcctctcaGATGATCCAGACCTGCAGCCTCTTCTCTTTGAACTCTTTCTCTCCATGTATTTGGTGACTCTAattgggaacctgctcatcatcctgacTGTCAGCTCTGAttcccacctccacacacccatgtacttcttcctttccaatttgtccTTGGCTGACATCAGTATCAGCACCACCACTGTCTCCAAGATGCTAGTGAACTTCCAGACACACAGCAAAACTATCAGCTATGCAGGCTGCCTAGCTCAGGTgaccttttatcctttttttgccTGTTTGGAGAGTCTACTTCTGACAGTCATGGCCTATGACCGGTTGGTGGCCATCTGTCACCCCCTACACTACCTGATGATCATGAACTCCCGCCTCTGTGGCTTGCTGGTCCTGGTGTCATTTTCCACTGGCCTCTTAAACTCCCAGCTGCACTACTGGATGATGTCACAGCTCACCTTCTGTGCAGATGTGAAAATCCCTCATTTCTTTTGTGAACTTTCTCAGCTCATTAGTCTTGCCAGTTCTGACACCTCCACCTATAACATATTAATCTACTTCATCGGTACCATCTTTGGTGGGATTCCACTCTTAGGGATCTTTTATTCTTATGCTCGAATTCTTTCCTCCATTCTGAGAGTCTCATCATCGGGAGGGAGATAtaaagccttctccacctgtggctcTCACCTGTCTGTTGTTTGCTTGTTGTATGGAACAGGCCTTGGGGTGTACCTCAGTTCGgccatctcctcctcccccaggaagggTGCAGTGGCCTCGGTGATGTACACTGTGTTCACACCTATGCTGAAtcccttcatctacagcctgaggaacagggaCATCAAGCGTGCCCTGTGGGGGATTATCAGCAGAATAGTCTAA